In bacterium, the sequence CCCCGATCCACACTCTTCAGAACGTGACGCCGATCCGACCCCGGATGGCGGCCTCCCGGTCGAATCCCGAGGCCTTCACCGGAAAGCGCGCGGCCACACGACATCGTTTGATGGACGCCACCGCCCAGCTGATCGTCCGAGACGGGTTCGACGCGGTCTCGATGACGAGTGTGGCCGAGGAGGCGGGGATCACCCGCCAGACCGTCTATCGCTACTTCCCGAACGCGCGGGAGCTCGTCCGCGCGACGCTGATGCGGGGCGGGCGTGACCTGCTCGAGGGGCAGATCCTGGCCTTCCAGGGGCAGGGCGAGGCGCCGGATCTGCTCGTGGACGCGGTGATGGCCGCGCTCCAGACGATTCGCCACAACCCGTTGCTGCGCACCGCCTGGGCCTCGCGGGACTACCCGCAGGCCATGCTGCGCTCCGTCTTCGACCCGGCCTTCGTCTCGCGCGGCGTCGAAGGCCTCGCACCGATCGCCCGCCAGCTCGGCTGGAGCGAGCGCGACACCCACGAGGCCTACGAGCTGATCGCGCGATCCGTCCTGTCGTATCTGACGGTGCCTCCGCAGGACGAGCTCTCCGAGGCGGAGCTCCGGGGAATGCTCCGCCGGCGGTTGCTGCCGGCCCTCGGTGTGAGCGCGTAGCCGACGATTCCACCCGCGCCCTCGCGTCGCGCCGCGGCGAGGGAAGGCGTGGGAACGCGAGGGGTCTCGACGTTCGGTCGTAGCGTCGGGATCTGCGGCCCACCCGGGTCCCGCATCTCCGGGTGGGCCGACGCGTTCGCTGCGATCGACGCGCCCGGTCGAGTGCGCCAAGCTCGCGGTCCGCCGCGCGCCGGTCGCAATCCCGCGCCCTGACCGCGGTCTCGAGCGGGAGCGCTTCGCATGATTCTGCAGGACAAGGTCGTCATCGTCTCGGGCATCGGCCCCGGACTCGGTCAGGAGCTCGCGATCAACGCGGGACGCGAGGGCGCGAAGGTCGTCCTCGCCGCACGGACCCGGTCGTTCCTCGACGAGGTCGACGCCGAGGTCGCGAAGACCGGCGCCGAGACGCTGGTCGTCCCGACCGACATCACGAAGTCGGAGGACACGGCGAACCTCGTCGAGAAGACCGTCGAGCGCTTCGGGCGGATCGATGCGCTGATCAACAGCGCCTATTCCGGCGGGACCTTCTGCAGCTTCGAGGACGCGGACCTCGACGATTGGCGGAAGACCATGGAGGTGAACGTCTTCGGATCGCTCGCGCTGACCCAGCAGGTCGTGCCGGTCATGAAGAAGCAGGGCAAGGGCGCGATCGTGAACATCAACACGATGGTCGAGCGCAAGCCGCTCCCGATGCAGGGCGCCTATGGCTCCTCGAAGGGCGCGCTCAGCGTCGCGACCCGCATGCTCGCAAAAGAGCTCGGGGCGTACGGCATTCGCGTGAACTCGGTCGCGATGGGCTGGATGTGGGGGCCGCCGGTCGAGGGGCACGTCAAGATGATGGCGAAGGCCCAGGGGATCTCCGAAGCGGACGTGATCGCGGACATCGTGAAGGACATCCCGATCGGACACATCCCGGACGACTCGGACTGCGCGAACGCGGCGCTCTTCTTCGCGTCGGACCTCTCGGCGGTCGTGACCGGGGCGAACCTCAACTGCAACGGCGGCGAGTTCATGGCCTAGGGGCCGCGCGCTCGCGCGGCTATCGTTCGAAGGCCTGCAGGAGGTTTCGATGTCGGATTCCGAGGCGCGCTGGTCGCCGTCCCGTCCCTGTCCCGAGCGCGAGGTCCCCGGTTGGGATCTCGAGTGCGACGTGTGCGTCGTGGGCTTCGGGGCCTCCGGAGGATCCGCCGCGATCGAGGCGGCGGAGGCGGGCGCGAAGGTCCTGCTCTTCGAGGTCGCGTCCGGCTTCGGCGGAACGAGCGCGATGGCCGGGGGCGATATCTATCTCGGTGGCAACGGCGGGACCCCCGCCCAGCGCGAGAACGGATTCGAAGACGAGACCGACGATTTCTTCCGCTACATGATGATGGCGGGGGGGCGCGACGCGGACGAAGCGCGGACCCGCGCCTACGCGGACGGGGCCCTCGATCACTACGGCTGGCTGAAATCCGTCGGAGTGCCGTATCGGAACACGTTCATCCCGGGCAAGACGATGATGCCGGGAACCGGGGACTGCCTGATCCTCTCCGGGAGCGAGTTCGCCTGGCCCTATCGCGAAGAGGCGAAGCCGTGTCCGCGGGGGCACCTGCCCGAAGCGACCGGGGAGACGGGCGGCTTCATCCTGACCGAGGCCCTCGCGCGCCGGGCGAAGGAGCTGGGCGTCGAGGCGTACTACGACAGCCGGGTGCTCGCCCTCGTGCAGGCGGAAGAGGGGAGCGTGGTGGGGGCGGTCGTCCAGCGTGAGGGGCGGACGCTCTTCGTTCGCGCCGCCGGCGGTGTGGTGCTCTGCGCCGGGGGCTTCGTGCTCAATCGCGAGATGCTCGAGCAGCACGCGCCGATCGTGAAGGAGCTCGCGGACGACGCGCTCTCCGGCGGCTACGACGACGGGTCGGGGATCACGATGGGGACGAGCGTCGGCGGCGTCGCGATCCACATGGACGAGCTCTTCACGACGTTCACGCTGTATCCGCCGCAGGAGAACGTGAAGGGGATCCTCGTCAACGAGCAGGGCACGCGCTTCATCAACGAGGACGCCTACCCGGGGCGGGTCGCGTATCACTGCATCCGCCAGACGGGGAAGAAGATCCACCTCCTCGTCGACGATTCGATCTACTCGCAACCGACCGAACTGTCACGCTGGGAGATCGCGGCGGTCGGCGAGAGCTGGGGCGAGGTCGAGTCCGAGCTCGGCCTCGTCGAAGGGACGCTCGTCGAGACCGTCGAGCGGTTCAACCACTTCGCGGCGAAGGGCGAGGATCCGCTCTTCCACAAGCAGCCGGACTGGCTGAAACCTCTGGACGAGCCGCCCTTTGCGGCGCTGGCGATCCACGTGGGCGAGGCCTTCTACCCGTACTTCACCCTCGGCGGCCTCCACGTGACCGTCGACGGCGAGGTCCTCGACGGTGAGGGGGCTTCGATTCCGGGTCTCTATGCGGCGGGGCGCACG encodes:
- a CDS encoding FAD-dependent oxidoreductase, which gives rise to MSDSEARWSPSRPCPEREVPGWDLECDVCVVGFGASGGSAAIEAAEAGAKVLLFEVASGFGGTSAMAGGDIYLGGNGGTPAQRENGFEDETDDFFRYMMMAGGRDADEARTRAYADGALDHYGWLKSVGVPYRNTFIPGKTMMPGTGDCLILSGSEFAWPYREEAKPCPRGHLPEATGETGGFILTEALARRAKELGVEAYYDSRVLALVQAEEGSVVGAVVQREGRTLFVRAAGGVVLCAGGFVLNREMLEQHAPIVKELADDALSGGYDDGSGITMGTSVGGVAIHMDELFTTFTLYPPQENVKGILVNEQGTRFINEDAYPGRVAYHCIRQTGKKIHLLVDDSIYSQPTELSRWEIAAVGESWGEVESELGLVEGTLVETVERFNHFAAKGEDPLFHKQPDWLKPLDEPPFAALAIHVGEAFYPYFTLGGLHVTVDGEVLDGEGASIPGLYAAGRTACGLPRSALDYSSGMSLGDCTFFGRKAGLHAADRAAKQTPA
- a CDS encoding TetR/AcrR family transcriptional regulator, which gives rise to MSSPSTPPTPIHTLQNVTPIRPRMAASRSNPEAFTGKRAATRHRLMDATAQLIVRDGFDAVSMTSVAEEAGITRQTVYRYFPNARELVRATLMRGGRDLLEGQILAFQGQGEAPDLLVDAVMAALQTIRHNPLLRTAWASRDYPQAMLRSVFDPAFVSRGVEGLAPIARQLGWSERDTHEAYELIARSVLSYLTVPPQDELSEAELRGMLRRRLLPALGVSA
- a CDS encoding SDR family oxidoreductase, with protein sequence MILQDKVVIVSGIGPGLGQELAINAGREGAKVVLAARTRSFLDEVDAEVAKTGAETLVVPTDITKSEDTANLVEKTVERFGRIDALINSAYSGGTFCSFEDADLDDWRKTMEVNVFGSLALTQQVVPVMKKQGKGAIVNINTMVERKPLPMQGAYGSSKGALSVATRMLAKELGAYGIRVNSVAMGWMWGPPVEGHVKMMAKAQGISEADVIADIVKDIPIGHIPDDSDCANAALFFASDLSAVVTGANLNCNGGEFMA